Proteins from a genomic interval of Nitrospira sp.:
- a CDS encoding cupin domain-containing protein has protein sequence MEIVNAREADLTKNPHQVKASRLYDTEHAQVVHLTLEPGESLKTHVTLVDVFFYVLEGRGVVEVGDDTKEVGPDTLIPSPARIPHRWSNQSDKSFRALVVKVPRPTESTKLA, from the coding sequence GTGGAAATTGTCAACGCGAGGGAGGCCGATCTCACCAAGAATCCTCATCAAGTAAAGGCGAGCCGGCTGTACGACACCGAACATGCCCAAGTGGTTCACCTCACGCTGGAACCGGGCGAGTCTCTCAAAACGCATGTGACGCTGGTCGATGTCTTTTTCTATGTATTGGAAGGGAGAGGGGTCGTAGAAGTTGGAGACGACACGAAAGAAGTCGGTCCGGACACGCTCATTCCCAGTCCCGCTCGCATCCCGCACAGGTGGTCCAACCAAAGCGACAAATCGTTTCGTGCGCTGGTCGTCAAGGTTCCGCGTCCCACCGAATCGACCAAACTCGCATGA